The following coding sequences lie in one Mustelus asterias chromosome 8, sMusAst1.hap1.1, whole genome shotgun sequence genomic window:
- the LOC144497830 gene encoding contactin-6-like produces MENRFTLSFLPFVFLGLYLPALDTEAENKVLGVVGSSVLLDPGVEADLDNRNVLWEFTANNKDPVTILDHTPNRHIWKSNDQFKSRLSFNSANGSLTLNSVKPTDQGVYIISVNAEVMRRIKLVVFGKMEAYFAPGSSMFFPGVFENQRDAPELFQWHVDNGNKMGVLHYHAQAKKPSIMKQFKGRLDFFPSNGSFVLHSLTSTDEGLYTLFVDLRDIVQIVQLRRMDELFSASIQSNSSSLDSTIALTCDVSGKPHAYQWQKDGGEISQHHQLITENRSLIIPNARKDDSGTYTCIARNPVSSIQAHYTLTICDGSLEQTVIITASIAGLILSSVHFILLILQFCLSRRFCQAPQKYATLLFQILRSIEILTLIAIAIALSFHILIKGFTSMIVLFILFMMFILLVLAVIPTSWCVKTLPECTGFQAPLDISNIARSLLMIAISIAIMAEEIQQDNRRCEPAANLQTNIIHTIVVSFIFFSIILPIFIKSVGRKKDKGKNENADRSECEKLKMPSFNTESTISIKEKPGERDD; encoded by the exons CTGAAAATAAAGTGCTTGGCGTTGTTGGTTCATCAGTCTTACTGGATCCTGGTGTTGAAGCTGACCTTGACAACAGGAATGTTTTGTGGGAATTCACCGCCAACAATAAGGACCCCGTGACTATTTTGGATCACACCCCAAATCGGCACATCTGGAAATCAAATGACCAGTTCAAATCGCGTTTATCTTTTAACAGTGCTAATGGTTCTCTGACACTAAACAGTGTAAAACCTACAGACCAAGGTGTCTATATCATCTCAGTAAACGCTGAAGTGATGAGAAGAATAAAATTGGTTGTTTTTG GAAAAATGGAAGCTTACTTTGCTCCTGGGAGCTCCATGTtcttccctggagtgtttgagaaTCAAAGGGATGCGCCAGAGCTTTTCCAATGGCATGTTGACAACGGAAACAAAATGGGAGTGCTCCACTATCATGCACAGGCTAAGAAACCTTCCATCATGAAACAGTTCAAAGGTCGTCTTGACTTCTTCCCATCTAACGGATCCTTTGTCCTTCACAGTTTAACTTCTACAGACGAGGGTCTTTATACACTTTTTGTCGATCTGCGAGATATTGTTCAAATTGTCCAGCTAAGGAGAATGG ATGAGTTGTTCAGTGCTTCGATACAGAGTAACTCCAGCTCCCTGGATTCTACCATCGCGCTGACCTGTGATGTTTCTGGAAAGCCTCACGCGTATCAGTGGCAGAAAGACGGAGGGGAAATCTCTCAGCATCACCAGCTCATAACCGAGAACAGAAGCCTCATCATCCCGAACGCTCGGAAAGATGACAGTGGGACCTATACCTGCATCGCACGCAATCCCGTCAGCTCCATCCAGGCACATTACACATTAACAATTTGTG ACGGTTCACTTGAGCAGACTGTAATCATTACGGCATCGATCGCAGGACTGATACTTTCTTCAGtgcattttattttattaattcttCAGTTCTGTTTGAGTAGAAGGTTCTGTCAAG CACCTCAGAAATATGCCACACTTCTGTTTCAGATTCTGCGGAGTATTGAAATTCTGACTCTTATTGCCATCGCCATAGCCCTCAGTTTCCATATTTTGATTAAAG GTTTTACCTCCATGATTGTGCTGTTTATTTTATTCATGATGTTCATCCTGTTGGTTTTGGCTGTGATTCCCACCTCCTGGTGCGTTAAGACACTTCCGGAATGTACAG GTTTTCAAGCTCCACTTGACATAAGCAACATCGCAAGGTCCTTGCTCATGATTGCCATCTCAATTGCCATCATGGCGGAAGAGATTCAACAAGACA ATAGAAGATGTGAGCCAGCAGCCAATCTACAAACAAATATAATTCACACGATAGTGGTATCATTCATTTTCTTTTCAATAATCCTTCCAATTTTCATCAAAT CCGTAGGTAGGAAAAAGGATAAAGGTAAAAATGAGAATGCGGATCGCTCTGAATGTGAA AAGTTGAAGATGCCATCCTTTAACACCGAAAGCACTATTTCCATTAAAGAGAAGCCTGGTGAGCGTGATGACTGA